The DNA window gtgggaagagaactctgtacgcagacaggaagtagtcttcgacttaatcaaagcatgaacagatattttatagcatcagggtttatttactgacgccccttcatacgtcacagatacattttatacatagatcagatcaacatcatgacttttcacctagaaaatcatcttctattttcatggctagcccttcctgtctacctttcagttcttgtcttgttcctctttcttgccgagacaccaagaaacggttcctcttttaccaagacaattttgcagttacagccaaacataactaacctctcctctaaataaatctaatttaaagtgtgtgtgtgtgtgtgtgttgacctcacatgctctttcttAATTCACCTGTtacacttctgaccttttaccagaccagaagctcactgagactatgtgtatgtcttctactaaataaatgttttaatcaagaacctctactaaaaccttaatataaaatgataaagctatctgttacattgttaaagcctcgtcttagcctgcggctcaaaataacttcctgcttctttctgcatacaacttcctgtcagcctgcaactcagtctttctgaaagagacactgtcTAAACCTTGGAATGCAATATCCATGCTgcaaattatattattaatgcaataacaattatttaacaatagcagtaaaataatttccctcctcgacagtaactaagtaattaattacttttgaaaataagtaatcagtaaagtaacgggattacttttttgggggagtaatcagtaattagttactgattacttttttcaagtaacttgaccaacactgatggtCACACCTCTCTGTTTTCATCAAAAACTGTGTGCTCAAGGGGGGGAAGCTATAAACAACTGAAACGTAAAGcttgcagaaacacagagatgagATGAACAGACTTCAAAGTCCAATACAGCACTATATGTACACGGAGAAGGGGAAGTGGAGAAAGCCGGGGATAACGAGACACAGGTAAACTAAATTGAAGGATGAGCCAATGAAAGGGTAGCTAAAATCAAGGCACAAGGAAAATGCAGGAAACCACATAAACAAGTAAACCAAGAGTCAAATAGaatatttacataaataaaacgaAAGtccaaaaacttaaaaacattTGGTCAAATCACCCAGGACCGTGATACACTGTATGCTTTTGAATCCATTAGGTTGCGTAAAAGGAGAAATCGTCAGCTGGATAATTACTGGATTTCTACCTGAATGGTGTTTGAGCCAGAAAACAAGAATCAAACTCAGGCTGGTTGTTGCcacattctttatttttttttggcagAAAGTACAACAATAAAGATAATTGTAGGGCCTCTACAATATATAGTGCCTCAAAGCAACTTTTGGTGTgaattggcactatataaataaaattgaataaagaAGATGGAGTGAAgtagtgtttctctgtgtgtctgctgaACACTGTCCTCAAAAACAATGTTCAGCATTTGGTCGGCAACTGGTCATTCAGTCGTAGTCAGCATGGAAACCACTCTTGCCCTCTCGTGATTCTGTTCGCAGCCAATCTTACTTCTTACACCACTCATTAGATTTGTCACCTGAAGTTACCTAATGAGTCCAGGACATGCCGATGGAGGCTTCACCTTCGTATTTGGATCCAACAGATCTGCGTCTGCGAGCTGCTGCATTACAATTCTGGATGTTCAAACAAAATACAACTGAATTCACttcatgttttcagtgttgTGCTGTGAGTGTAGTTAAATGAGGataaaaatgtacagaacaATATAATCTAGTAATAAACAGGTGTTTAGTTAGAACGTAACACATGCACCTGCTTTACTTAAAGCACCAAAATGATTATATATGACCATATATGTTAATGGTGTGCTTTGGAACAATGAATAGATGGTTAGGTTTGTGCATAACAAATCAAGCCCTCCTGTAACAGGTGGGATGAATAGGTAAAGCTTGCTATGAGTGTTTGACAGTGAGGCCTACCGGTATGCAGCTGGTCTCCTCTTTGGGACACAGGTGGAGTTTGCAGTGCAGGTAGACTTCACCAGAACCCCCAGTGAACCGGAACATGTTGAACGAAAACAAGGTGGAGGTTCCCAGTCCGTTTTCCTCCACTGCCACTGTCAGGTCAGCAGGGTTCGCACAGCTTTTCATAACCACGAAAATACACGTTATTGAGGAGCTGATAAAGGTGATCAAAGTGAACTTATGAGTGACTCTGAGTATCTCTCACCGTTAATGATCAGATCATGTCTTGGACTGCTGGTAGGTGATGCCTGGTTGGTTGCCCAGCAGGAGTCGCTCACCACAGTGACCATGCTTCCATCCAGCCCATTAGTCTCCAGCTCTACCCAGATCCTCTGGTTCAGTCTCACTTGACTGTTCAGCTGCACAACTTGTGTCCACCCAGCGTCGGTGTAGGCCTTGATAATCAGAGTGTAATTCCAAGCTCCACATGAGATCTTCTGTGCAACGGAGCTGCAGAATGcacacatttgcactgttaacaATGCCCACATTTTAACAAATATTCAAACAATACCTAGCAGCCACTACAAACCAGTCTCTGATTCTGAAGGTTGCAGTGTTGATGTTCGGCTGACTGTGAACACAGGAGAAGTCGATCTGGACTTGGTTGTTgcgagcagagatgggcagtaatgcgttacttgtaacgcgttactgtaatctgattactttttcaagtaacgagtaaagtaagggattactattgcaaaatcggtaattagattaccgttactttcccgtaggaacgctgcgttactgcgttactaaaaccgtgatttttttgcgagaatgtctcatgacagtgacgtaagcaagtgcgccgttggtgacaacagctgtgtgcagatcgacaatggataatatatcgattgtgggagagagtatgagcgtgcagcgtttaaagtgtggaagtactgaccttactttgagtttgattccataaaaagtgacaaaaacattagtgtccgttgggcgtgggaagaaaactttttacagcgaaaaaaacccctaaacttccaagcaagcaccgagtgcgctacgacgtaatgggaaactcacagagaaactcgcggattcttcaactgaccgcagcacacctgcaccagggtaaacctccgcctacccccagtcctgctttacaggtgaaaatagagcaaaaggaccgctgagtctttgactttatttattttctgctgtgttttacttgcatctatttgaaagactgagtgtaaacacaaaaaatattttattttatgtgctggaatgtgcagaaaataggtttaaatgttaaactaatttattcaagtcagagaatgttgcatataattatattttttcttgatgcataaagttaaaagattaaaactgataaaacaagttaaaaaaaagagccttttccatttgattacattttgtatgatggattatgtagaaaaagtagaattgggctgaaagatctatcgctttatcacctcttcaggttgtaaatcgtgtttttaaaaagtaactaagtaactaagtaactaagtaattaattacttttgaaaataagtaatcagtaaagtaacgggattactttttggggggagtaatcagtaattagttactgattacttttttcaagtaacttgaccaacactggttgcgAGTGATGACGTCAAAAGAGTAATTCTGGCTCCTGATGGTGTTCTTATAGATGACGTAGCTGTTGTTGGTCTGCAGGGTCACATAATCAGATACTAAGCAAGTTCTTCATTGTTTCATCTTTAACATCTGATACCCTTTAAGATGTTGACTGACTGGTATAAACTTCAGATGACCAAAAATTTTAGAATTCACAGAGATCAAAGCTTAAACAGCAGGAGATGAAACCCACCGTGACCACCGTCCCAcatctgttgctgctgttgaagCTGAAGGTCACCATGTGGGTGAGCTCGTCCACCTGACCCCTGCAGGTCGGGTAGTTGagctgtaaggcagagtaattGATGTGTTTGTCCTCCAGGAGACAACCGACCAGAGTGACTGAAGCAGAGTCCTGCATGCAGACCGTTGCATCACCTGAACGTCACAATATCAGTCAGAAAAATCACAATTAGAAGCTTTCCTCCATTATTCAGCCCTGTTGTCATGGTGATGTCACAACTGTCGTACCCAAAGAGTTGATTTCTTGGTACTTGGAGGAAAAAATGGCCCGACAAAAGCAGCGAGTGTCACCACTGACCGTCTTCTCACCACAGAACTCGTGATCGCTGCAGGTCCTGTCCTGACAGAAGGCCTCAGAGGCTACAGAGGAACACACTGATGTATTATCCTGAAAACGTGGGAGCTCTAAAAATCCACAGTTCAGGTCTTTAACAAAGGAGAGCTTATTAATGTCTTATTAAGGTCTTACAGCAGCCGGTCTTTGATGTCCAGCCATCCTGAGCGTGGTTGTGTAGACTGCAGGCTCTGGCGTAGGCCTTCAGAAACTGACAGTTGAGTCCATCCACTGCAGGATATTTACACAAAGTGTTGGTGCAGGCGGTTATGTAGGGCTCTGGGTCAATGTCACTGTTACAGGAGGAGAAGGGCGCCTCCTTCAGGAGATTACAGCTGTACcacagacagaagaagaagttgaaGATAATAAAATGATAATCTGTAATCAGATGTGTTTATTTTCTATCTGTGCTGCAGTTACATGTGATGTACCACAGAGATCAAGGTACAACACAGATGTTTCCTGCCTTGTGGATCAGTCTGCTCTCCGTTCAGTCACACTGGTGCAGTCGATCGTGGTGTCAGCAGGCTCACTGTACTGCATCTCACAGCTAGGGGGCGACAAACAACAAAGTTCAGGCTCATTCATACAAACAGAATAtctgcaacagcagcagcagcagtcagaGGGACTCTGAGCTTGTGATGAGGTCTTACCTGGTGGAGCTGTACTCAGAGAGCCTCAGGTCACTCAGAGacctgctggagtttccacacAGACCCTCCACAGATGAACCAGCAGGTCCTGCAGAGGATCAGGACAGAATGAGTCAGATCAGCATCAATATTCAAACTGGACAAACACAGAAGAATAAATAACAGCACAGTTTACAGTTTACGTTACATGAATTAAACTTTATCTTCTGTACCTTCTAAGAGGATCTGTGCGGTGTAGCCGTCAAAGAAGACAGAAATGTTGAGGTTGGAGAGCGACAGCTTGGCAGTGACTCCAGTTTGGTCCTGAGAGAGCTGCACACCATGAACCAGCTGAGGCAAACTTTCAAGGGTCAACATGAAGTTGTCCAGCTGCATCACAGCAGAGATAAAGTGGAGGAAACACTGAGTGAAACatgtcaaacacacaaacaggctgATTTCACAGCAACAGCTCTGAAAGAACTGCTTCTAACAGCCCTGAGAAGAACGATGCGAGGAAACACAGCAGTTTCTTTGCATAACCTAAACTTGCACCACTGACCAACAATCGACCGAATTGTTATGACCATTAATTAATTGCCATGAGCACCATTGAGAATCGGGGAATGGCTGCAACAATGTACATGGCAATATGGttaaagatgtacccttagctTGCCTGACGCAGCTTACCCAAACTCTCCCGCCTTGTTCCAGGTGAATATGAACACCTGGCCCATCTAGACGCAGTATCACGCTGTCCAATAAGCTCACATCTTCATGATGGCGGTCTCTGAAATTTGCCACGAGGTACAGGTTTGGGATTGACGGAATAGAAACCAGAGAGTAAGCACACCGATCCTTGATGAAGTTGAGTTGGCCGTGGACGTTGATGACAGTTGGGCCAGTCACAGTACAGGTGGTGTCCACTACACAGCTGATGGaagcaaagaagaaaacaatcaaCCACTAACCTCATAAGCCGCTGATGAGGAAGAGACCAAAtacactaaataaaaaaaattaattaaattacattaaaaaaaaatcccttaacGCATCAgatctttcttttaaatataaatgggGTTATATTCACGTGTTGTTTCCTTGACAACGCTCCAGTGGACCACAGCCAATGGTTTCAAGGACTGCAGTTTCAGAGCAGGTGAGTTTGGAGCAGGTTTCTGGATCAGCGCTCACCACAGTGTCAGGTTCATATGCAATACCTGAGAAGTGATGGACGGTTTACTTTAGTTTAAAAACCAACAAGAGCAAGCAGAAAGGCACAGCACTCCCTGTAACATCCCAGAGTCAAAGTAATGAGCCTGAGATTCACCAACCTAAGTGTCTGCATCCACTGATATCTTGTATTGTATTCTTGTACACTGTAGTCACCTTGATACCACTGATGTAGACTTCCAAGTCCTAAGCAGAACCGCACAAAACTCAtgttacacagcaaaatctccagtgttaaattaacactggagagtgtctatatgggtgcacacctctgagtgttaaatacaacactattgagtgttaaattaacactttgacagtgttatatgtttaaaagtaacctagtcagttttgaagattaacaatggctaacactgagcagtgctgattttctaacactggaaaataactcaaaatgttagaaatattttgcattattctcctgaattagaagaaggtgataactattgcatttgttaaactgatttgcattgcattagactgctgatttattgtgaatgaatgatattgttttatgatgcattatactgctgagttataagaaatactgttcgcagaaagtcatcgccttatttgtctgattagaagagaacagaatatactggagttttctgccccatctcagcaggaggccgtagcttaggcgctgtgtgagagaaagaatgtgaatctCTCAGGCCTGAGagattgaactttaaagcgctataaaatattcttactgaaaacagtcgcaaagtatttttctccatgattataatgggcttgggagaaagatgggacattgatcacatgagaagtcctgagcctaaaaggattgcagcgagtcaatccagtccaaaaaaaacacaaggaactgttttcctttaaaatgatgacgtcatcttgctggtgatggaggctcgaataggttgcacgtgagactccattatcagcaatatctggtatgaatgtgtgtggatgtatgcatgtgactggactgtgatggactgacgactaaaagttttaactgacttgatactgagacaaaaacggtaccgactttaggattagtaaatgtccacaaacaattcacccagcctgtaaaagaagggtggatgttttgttttgcttcgttttgtttttgcaggaacagaaggatgacagagactaaagggggaggctgtagcttcacatgagtgtgaaATGCAGACttaaccctttggttgctaattttgagttactgatgtttgcattaagaaaattgtgttttagtagctgtgttttaattaatgtatcacattatattgttgggaatgttaaatgctaaagtgaagaaaaggtttgatttcactcatgactgaacgtgttattattaaccatagcaggccactgtaaagagtcaattaacttttatagaggaaaaaaaaaagccaaaaaacccTCTATTGAGGTCTGTGAATAACAGGGGAATGATAGACTTGTCACACTCAAAATGGAGATATGTAA is part of the Maylandia zebra isolate NMK-2024a linkage group LG3, Mzebra_GT3a, whole genome shotgun sequence genome and encodes:
- the LOC112433408 gene encoding alpha-tectorin-like; amino-acid sequence: MSFVRFCLGLGSLHQWYQGIAYEPDTVVSADPETCSKLTCSETAVLETIGCGPLERCQGNNTCVVDTTCTVTGPTVINVHGQLNFIKDRCAYSLVSIPSIPNLYLVANFRDRHHEDVSLLDSVILRLDGPGVHIHLEQGGRVWLDNFMLTLESLPQLVHGVQLSQDQTGVTAKLSLSNLNISVFFDGYTAQILLEGPAGSSVEGLCGNSSRSLSDLRLSEYSSTSCEMQYSEPADTTIDCTSVTERCNLLKEAPFSSCNSDIDPEPYITACTNTLCKYPAVDGLNCQFLKAYARACSLHNHAQDGWTSKTGCSSEAFCQDRTCSDHEFCGEKTVSGDTRCFCRAIFSSKYQEINSLGDATVCMQDSASVTLVGCLLEDKHINYSALQLNYPTCRGQVDELTHMVTFSFNSSNRCGTVVTTNNSYVIYKNTIRSQNYSFDVITRNQFQIDFSCVHSQPNINTATFRIRDCSVAQKISCGAWNYTLIIKAYTDAGWTQVVQLNSQVRLNQRIWVELETNGLDGSMVTVVSDSCWATNQASPTSSPRHDLIINGERYSDCANPADLTVAVEENGLGTSTLFSFNMFRFTGGSGEVYLHCKLHLCPKEETSCIPNCNAAARRRRSVGSKYEGEASIGMSWTH